One part of the Deltaproteobacteria bacterium genome encodes these proteins:
- a CDS encoding thiamine pyrophosphate-dependent dehydrogenase E1 component subunit alpha, with protein sequence MARFDVMELHRRVLRIRRFEERALELQKAGAIPGPLHPSIGHEAACVGACAPLRDDDWMTGNHRSHGHPIAKGAALAPLFAELLGKKTGVCGGRGGSMHLADFSVGSLGESGIVGAGLPIAVGAALSSRVRGTDQVALTFFGDGASNHGTFHESLNLAAIWKLPAIFFCENNGYAATTSAAATTSVADISARAAGYGIPGVVVDGQDVIAVAEVVQHAVARARRGDGPSLVEAKTYRYCEHAEGAGMPGHYRAREEIARWRERDPVALSRARLLRDGAASEAALARLEAEVEREVEDAVRFAEASAFPDIGEATRPAFASEAAR encoded by the coding sequence ATGGCGCGCTTCGACGTGATGGAGTTGCACCGCCGGGTGCTGCGGATCCGGCGCTTCGAGGAGCGCGCGCTCGAGTTGCAGAAAGCCGGCGCGATTCCCGGGCCGCTGCACCCGAGCATCGGGCACGAGGCGGCGTGCGTGGGCGCGTGCGCTCCGCTGCGCGACGACGATTGGATGACGGGCAACCACCGCTCGCACGGGCATCCCATCGCGAAAGGCGCCGCGCTTGCGCCGCTGTTCGCCGAGCTGCTCGGGAAGAAGACGGGTGTGTGCGGCGGGCGCGGCGGCTCGATGCATCTCGCCGACTTCTCGGTGGGCAGCCTCGGCGAATCCGGCATCGTCGGCGCGGGCCTGCCGATCGCGGTGGGCGCGGCGCTCTCGTCGCGCGTGCGCGGCACGGATCAGGTCGCGCTCACGTTCTTCGGCGACGGCGCGAGCAACCACGGCACGTTCCACGAGTCGCTCAACCTCGCCGCGATCTGGAAGCTGCCCGCGATCTTCTTCTGCGAGAACAACGGCTACGCCGCCACGACGTCCGCCGCGGCCACGACCTCGGTGGCGGACATCTCGGCGCGCGCGGCGGGCTACGGCATCCCCGGCGTCGTCGTGGACGGGCAGGACGTGATCGCGGTCGCCGAGGTCGTGCAGCACGCGGTAGCGCGCGCGCGGCGCGGCGATGGGCCGTCGCTCGTGGAGGCGAAGACGTACCGCTACTGCGAGCACGCCGAGGGCGCGGGCATGCCCGGGCACTACCGCGCACGAGAGGAGATCGCGCGCTGGCGCGAGCGCGATCCGGTCGCGCTGTCTCGCGCGCGCTTGTTACGGGATGGCGCGGCGAGCGAAGCCGCGCTCGCGAGGCTCGAAGCCGAGGTGGAACGCGAGGTCGAGGACGCGGTGCGCTTCGCGGAGGCGAGCGCGTTCCCCGACATCGGCGAGGCGACGCGGCCCGCGTTCGCGAGCGAGGCGGCGCGATGA
- a CDS encoding ferredoxin, protein MALRLRVDTRRCYKAGECYYNHPDILAAGDDGFPRVLATEIATPQQKLEAEQAIEVCPSQALALVEE, encoded by the coding sequence ATGGCCTTGCGTCTGAGAGTCGACACGCGCCGCTGTTACAAGGCGGGCGAGTGTTACTACAACCACCCCGACATCCTCGCTGCAGGGGATGACGGCTTCCCGCGCGTCCTGGCGACCGAGATCGCGACGCCGCAGCAGAAACTCGAGGCGGAGCAAGCAATCGAGGTGTGCCCGTCGCAGGCGCTCGCGCTGGTGGAGGAGTGA
- a CDS encoding SDR family oxidoreductase: MAFLEGKVALVTGAAVGIGNAIARALHAEGARLSLCDVRDEVMDLAKELGALGTKANVSQPADVKRVVDATLRKLGGIDVLVNNAGVWAGSLPTDDLEKTKRDYDYLVGVNLKGSFLFGRAVIPHLIARGGGDIINVCTDHVQTCGSPFELTHDDAPACPFKDIAPRPTGGGPGMDLYDASKWGQLGLTFAWAQALAPHHIRVNALCMGATDSYMLRGFHNHNPAPEEVARWMKASDIARLMLDLMRDGRTGDYIGAAVGHPIVLPARRANPYVISGAH; this comes from the coding sequence ATGGCATTCCTCGAAGGCAAGGTCGCACTGGTTACGGGCGCTGCGGTCGGGATCGGCAACGCGATCGCGCGCGCGCTGCACGCCGAGGGCGCGCGGCTCTCCTTGTGCGACGTGCGCGACGAAGTGATGGACCTCGCGAAGGAGCTCGGAGCGCTCGGCACGAAGGCGAACGTCTCGCAGCCCGCCGACGTGAAGCGCGTGGTCGACGCGACGCTGCGCAAGCTCGGCGGCATCGACGTGCTCGTGAACAACGCCGGCGTGTGGGCGGGCTCGCTGCCCACGGACGACCTCGAGAAGACGAAGCGCGACTACGACTACCTCGTGGGCGTGAACCTGAAGGGCTCGTTCCTGTTCGGCCGCGCGGTGATCCCGCACCTGATCGCGCGCGGCGGCGGCGACATCATCAACGTGTGCACGGACCACGTGCAGACCTGCGGCTCGCCGTTCGAGCTGACGCACGACGACGCGCCCGCCTGCCCGTTCAAGGACATCGCGCCGCGCCCGACCGGCGGCGGTCCGGGCATGGACCTCTACGACGCGAGCAAGTGGGGCCAGCTCGGGCTCACCTTCGCGTGGGCGCAAGCGCTGGCGCCGCACCACATCCGCGTCAACGCGCTCTGCATGGGCGCGACCGACTCGTACATGCTGCGCGGCTTCCACAACCACAACCCCGCGCCCGAAGAAGTCGCGCGCTGGATGAAGGCTTCGGACATCGCGCGGCTGATGCTCGACCTGATGCGCGACGGCCGAACCGGCGACTACATCGGCGCCGCGGTGGGGCACCCCATCGTGCTGCCCGCGCGCCGCGCCAACCCCTACGTGATCTCGGGAGCGCACTGA
- a CDS encoding cytochrome P450, translating into MGSMEEFLAKAIDPREFDSAAFQRDPFPIYKRLRDDHPAYHDRFHNRWIISRYHDVVAAFQDNDGYDRAIHKPGGPYKFGAEHVFGPNILEYGNSPQHRFLRNVVAGQFVGNRLDVFIPVIEKIAGELIDKLLGRGEVELVEEFTHQFPIRVISNMLGLPRQDEDRFVGWYQALIAGLGFGGIHLARGIQARNEMWEYLTPLIEERRARPGEDLLSRIIAADQNGVRMSDAEIKGFVALLLAAGGDTTDKAIANMWFHMLYTRPDQFEDVKKDPSLWSNVFSEMMRYDPVVHMQFRRTTREIELHGKVIPERASITLYLGAGNRDERAFKAPDTFDIHRDDLHMGRENRSGKYLDGKNGHLGFGIGQHFCMGYAMARQETVIACTKLAEALKSPRPKHAQHEGIVAPSIDSGGFRSPRELWIEYDA; encoded by the coding sequence ATGGGCTCGATGGAAGAGTTCCTCGCGAAGGCGATCGACCCGCGCGAGTTCGACTCGGCGGCGTTCCAGCGCGATCCGTTCCCGATCTACAAGCGGCTGCGCGACGACCATCCCGCCTATCACGACCGCTTCCACAACCGCTGGATCATCAGCCGCTACCACGACGTGGTCGCCGCGTTCCAGGACAACGACGGCTACGACCGCGCGATCCACAAGCCGGGTGGCCCCTACAAGTTCGGCGCCGAGCACGTGTTCGGGCCGAACATCCTCGAGTACGGCAACAGCCCACAGCACCGCTTCCTGCGCAACGTCGTGGCGGGCCAGTTCGTCGGGAATCGGCTCGACGTGTTCATCCCGGTGATCGAGAAGATCGCCGGCGAGCTGATCGACAAACTGTTGGGTCGCGGCGAGGTGGAGCTGGTGGAGGAGTTCACGCACCAGTTCCCGATCCGCGTGATCTCGAACATGCTCGGCCTGCCGCGCCAAGACGAGGACCGCTTCGTCGGCTGGTATCAGGCGCTGATCGCCGGCCTCGGCTTCGGCGGCATTCACCTCGCGCGCGGCATCCAGGCGCGCAACGAGATGTGGGAGTACCTGACGCCGCTGATCGAGGAACGCCGCGCGCGGCCCGGCGAGGACCTGCTCTCGCGCATCATCGCCGCGGACCAGAACGGCGTGCGCATGAGCGACGCCGAGATCAAGGGGTTCGTCGCGTTGCTCTTGGCCGCGGGCGGCGACACCACGGACAAGGCGATCGCGAACATGTGGTTCCACATGCTCTACACGCGGCCGGACCAGTTCGAGGACGTGAAGAAGGATCCGTCGCTCTGGAGCAACGTGTTCAGCGAGATGATGCGGTACGACCCCGTCGTGCACATGCAGTTCCGCCGCACGACGCGCGAGATCGAGCTGCACGGCAAGGTCATTCCTGAACGCGCGAGCATCACGCTCTATCTCGGCGCCGGGAATCGCGACGAGCGCGCGTTCAAGGCGCCCGACACGTTCGACATCCACCGCGACGATCTGCACATGGGCCGCGAGAACCGCTCGGGCAAGTACCTCGACGGCAAGAACGGCCACCTCGGCTTCGGCATCGGCCAACACTTCTGCATGGGCTACGCGATGGCGCGGCAGGAGACGGTGATCGCGTGCACGAAGCTCGCCGAGGCGCTGAAGAGCCCGCGTCCGAAGCACGCGCAGCATGAAGGCATCGTCGCGCCCTCGATCGACTCGGGCGGCTTCCGTTCGCCGCGCGAGCTGTGGATCGAGTACGACGCCTAA
- a CDS encoding nuclear transport factor 2 family protein — MTLDQLLEIEEIRQLRVLYSHYFDGKQLAGLVDLFTDDAVCEFGPDYGGDWVGKPQIRENYAKYLASEGPEHGVMHAVTNHSVRVVDATTALGRSYLLDLRTTEGVENPLILFGVYDDLYKKVGGAWKIHRTRIDFLWPKRSYVGPRKI, encoded by the coding sequence ATGACCCTCGACCAACTGCTCGAGATCGAAGAAATCCGCCAGCTGCGCGTGCTCTACTCGCACTACTTCGACGGCAAGCAATTGGCGGGCCTCGTCGACCTGTTCACCGACGACGCCGTGTGCGAGTTCGGCCCCGACTACGGCGGCGACTGGGTCGGCAAGCCGCAGATTCGCGAGAACTACGCCAAGTACCTCGCGAGCGAAGGTCCCGAGCACGGCGTGATGCACGCCGTCACGAACCACAGCGTGCGTGTCGTGGACGCGACGACCGCGCTCGGGCGCTCGTACCTGCTCGACCTGCGCACGACGGAAGGCGTGGAGAACCCGCTGATTCTGTTCGGCGTGTACGACGACCTCTACAAGAAGGTCGGCGGCGCCTGGAAGATCCACCGCACGCGCATCGACTTCCTGTGGCCGAAGCGCAGCTACGTCGGGCCGCGCAAGATCTGA
- a CDS encoding alpha-ketoacid dehydrogenase subunit beta, with amino-acid sequence MSTREVGYVEAIHEAQLIALASDPRVILIGEDLGLMATPGAPYAAYAKNRIWSTPISESGFVGMSVGAALTGLRPIVDLVISSFAYVAFDQIINQAGKAAGMFGWQRRVPVVFRAGMWYAQNMAAHHSDRPYALFTNTPGLKVALPATPADAKGLLLSAVRDDDPVLIFEDRNLFAERGPVPGGDAPVPLGRAAIRREGRDVTIVALAACVGHALRAAEKLAGEGVSAELIDPRTLVPFDRDAVFRSVAKTGRLVIADPGHKTGSFAAEIAALVAEECFDALKAPIRRVCTPDVQIPYSPALEHVLYPDPEKIAAAVRSVTSAR; translated from the coding sequence ATGAGCACCCGCGAAGTCGGCTACGTCGAGGCGATTCACGAAGCGCAGCTGATCGCGCTCGCGAGCGACCCGCGCGTGATCCTGATCGGCGAAGACCTCGGGCTGATGGCGACGCCCGGCGCGCCGTATGCGGCGTACGCGAAGAACCGCATCTGGAGCACGCCGATCTCCGAGAGCGGCTTCGTGGGCATGTCGGTCGGTGCCGCGCTCACCGGGCTCAGACCGATCGTCGACCTCGTGATCTCGAGCTTCGCCTACGTCGCGTTCGATCAGATCATCAATCAGGCAGGCAAGGCTGCCGGCATGTTCGGCTGGCAGCGGCGCGTGCCGGTCGTGTTCCGCGCGGGCATGTGGTACGCGCAAAACATGGCGGCGCACCACTCGGACCGGCCCTACGCGCTGTTCACCAACACGCCGGGCCTCAAGGTCGCGCTCCCTGCGACGCCAGCAGATGCGAAGGGCTTGTTGCTGAGCGCGGTGCGCGACGACGATCCGGTGCTGATCTTCGAAGACCGCAACTTGTTCGCGGAGCGCGGGCCGGTGCCCGGGGGCGACGCCCCCGTGCCACTCGGCCGCGCGGCGATTCGGCGCGAGGGGCGCGACGTCACGATCGTGGCACTCGCTGCGTGTGTCGGGCATGCGCTGCGCGCGGCGGAGAAGCTGGCGGGCGAGGGCGTCAGCGCGGAGCTGATCGACCCGCGCACGCTCGTGCCGTTCGATCGCGACGCGGTGTTCCGCTCCGTCGCGAAGACCGGGCGCCTCGTGATCGCGGACCCCGGGCACAAGACCGGGAGCTTTGCCGCGGAGATCGCGGCGCTCGTCGCCGAGGAGTGCTTCGACGCGCTGAAGGCGCCGATCCGGCGCGTGTGCACGCCCGACGTGCAGATCCCGTACAGCCCCGCGCTCGAGCACGTGCTCTATCCCGACCCGGAGAAGATCGCGGCGGCGGTGCGCTCGGTGACGAGCGCGCGCTGA
- a CDS encoding nuclear transport factor 2 family protein, with the protein MASLEDRVRVLEDVEAIRKLKARYCAACDDNHNAETLGTLFAEDATWEASSMGLASGRKAIQEKLGAVGASGRIRNSAHHAINPIIEVDGDRATGHWRLIMLYTANEANGTTQWLRIIGWYRERYVRVRGEWQFQSLYCQVEEHAPYALAPDQSGIGG; encoded by the coding sequence GTGGCCAGCCTCGAAGATCGCGTGCGCGTGCTCGAAGACGTCGAGGCGATCCGCAAGCTGAAGGCGCGCTACTGCGCCGCCTGCGACGACAACCACAACGCGGAAACGCTCGGCACGCTGTTCGCGGAAGACGCGACCTGGGAAGCGTCGAGCATGGGGCTCGCGTCCGGGCGCAAGGCGATTCAGGAAAAGCTCGGCGCGGTGGGCGCGAGCGGACGCATCCGCAACTCCGCGCACCATGCGATCAATCCCATCATCGAGGTCGATGGCGACCGAGCGACGGGCCACTGGCGTCTGATCATGCTCTACACCGCGAACGAGGCGAACGGCACAACGCAGTGGCTGCGCATCATCGGCTGGTATCGCGAGCGCTACGTGCGCGTGCGCGGTGAGTGGCAGTTCCAGAGCCTCTACTGCCAGGTCGAGGAGCACGCGCCCTACGCGCTCGCGCCCGACCAGAGCGGAATCGGGGGCTGA
- a CDS encoding glutathione S-transferase family protein, which translates to MRKLHGPATSPFVRKAWIFLREKGLDFDHRQLDPLAKTPRFLAMNPLGRVPILEESDGHLISDSSVICDYVERIHPAPALYPAQPRERARALWLEEYGDTALVAVCARVFWMHVIIPVRTGKPVDLAEVAKFVHEAFPGALDYLETIAPERGWLLGDAFGIADIALLSPVRLLDLAGAPLDAARWPKFAAWYRRAIARPSALSIVEAEVAATEVFRTTGNAPT; encoded by the coding sequence GTGCGCAAGCTCCACGGCCCGGCGACGTCGCCGTTCGTGCGCAAAGCCTGGATCTTTCTGCGCGAGAAGGGCCTCGACTTCGATCACCGCCAGCTCGATCCGCTCGCGAAGACGCCGCGCTTCCTCGCGATGAACCCGCTCGGGCGCGTGCCGATCCTCGAGGAGAGCGACGGCCACCTGATCTCCGACTCGAGCGTGATCTGCGACTACGTCGAGCGCATCCACCCGGCGCCCGCGCTCTATCCCGCGCAGCCTCGCGAGCGGGCGCGCGCGCTCTGGCTCGAGGAGTACGGCGACACGGCGCTGGTCGCGGTGTGCGCGCGCGTGTTCTGGATGCACGTGATCATTCCCGTGCGCACGGGCAAGCCCGTCGACCTCGCGGAGGTCGCGAAGTTCGTGCACGAGGCGTTCCCCGGTGCGCTCGACTACCTGGAGACGATCGCGCCCGAGCGCGGCTGGTTGTTAGGCGACGCGTTCGGCATCGCGGACATCGCCCTGCTCTCGCCCGTGCGTCTGCTCGACCTCGCCGGCGCGCCGCTCGACGCCGCGCGCTGGCCCAAGTTCGCAGCGTGGTACCGCCGCGCGATCGCGCGGCCGTCGGCGCTCAGCATCGTGGAAGCCGAGGTCGCGGCGACCGAAGTGTTCCGCACGACGGGGAACGCGCCTACCTGA
- a CDS encoding DUF2889 domain-containing protein: protein MAGVYRRRIRVEARGDSARAALEGDPHHFEVRIRHDGARVSAIEGRGVRFPWSTCSDAPAELSALVGAKLEPRITAVGALGGPRQHCTDLYDLAGIAMAYAARGEASARYDIAVPEPIRGPTRVTLAKDGVPLLAWDIADGAIRGPAPFSGVPLVGKFLGWAEANLSPELFEAAVLLRRACMIARCRLFVLDSVPNAGALDGQPTNRCFTQQPKRAAGAGRMLGTQLEFTERPDALLAEFDAS from the coding sequence ATGGCAGGCGTCTATCGGCGGCGCATTCGCGTGGAGGCGCGCGGAGATTCCGCGCGCGCTGCGCTCGAGGGCGACCCGCATCACTTCGAGGTGCGCATCCGCCACGACGGCGCGCGCGTCAGCGCGATCGAGGGACGCGGCGTGCGGTTCCCGTGGAGCACGTGCAGCGATGCGCCCGCGGAGCTGAGCGCGCTGGTCGGCGCGAAGCTCGAGCCGCGCATCACCGCAGTCGGCGCGCTCGGCGGCCCGCGCCAGCACTGCACCGATCTCTACGACCTCGCGGGTATCGCGATGGCCTACGCGGCGCGCGGCGAAGCAAGCGCTCGGTACGACATCGCGGTGCCGGAGCCGATCCGCGGCCCGACGCGCGTCACGCTCGCGAAGGACGGCGTGCCGCTCCTCGCCTGGGACATCGCCGACGGCGCGATTCGCGGGCCGGCGCCTTTCTCAGGCGTGCCGCTCGTCGGGAAGTTCCTCGGCTGGGCCGAGGCGAACCTCTCACCCGAGCTGTTCGAGGCGGCCGTGTTGTTACGGCGCGCGTGCATGATCGCGCGCTGCAGGTTGTTCGTGCTCGACTCGGTGCCGAACGCCGGCGCGCTCGACGGCCAGCCGACGAATCGCTGCTTCACGCAGCAGCCGAAGCGGGCGGCGGGAGCGGGGCGCATGCTCGGCACGCAGCTCGAGTTCACGGAGCGCCCCGACGCGCTGCTCGCGGAGTTCGACGCGAGCTAG
- a CDS encoding cytochrome P450 produces the protein MATSIDSFLAEQSRAVAASPPAPRRFPLMPLGQAVDMGHAPDGTPLVDPRIFDTPEFARNPYPYYRILRDHYPVYYDKLHNCYYVTRYDDITSCYFDDEGWNTIPKGSSSGVLGNTQLELSGVEHRRRRNLYGQHLVGQSLQNRIPAIRSLAQKMIAAWDAAKADHVIDHADGTRTVELGRAFANEFPIRVVCQVLGFPEEASDAFFYWYNSMMLGLGGSETQQKGLEARQHLEDYVEGIVEQRRVKPTYLYDEAGNPLGKDIISKLCESQLDGDYLSTEEITSNIALIVGGGGETTRGAILNMWYLLLQHPDQFARLRADESLWDAAFHETLRHSTSIGGQPRHNTFDVEMHGVRIPAGSLVNMVDVSANHDDRVFADPERFDIARRDLYTGKILRSGYRKDGRSNHMAFGVGPHLCPGAWISHQESVTGSQILLPTLKNVRINTARMPKDIDGVSLAPIGLGAIRELWLDYDRA, from the coding sequence ATGGCCACTTCGATCGACTCGTTCCTCGCCGAGCAGTCGCGCGCGGTCGCGGCGAGCCCGCCCGCGCCGCGCCGCTTTCCGCTGATGCCCCTCGGCCAAGCCGTGGACATGGGGCACGCGCCGGACGGCACGCCGCTCGTCGACCCGCGCATCTTCGACACGCCCGAATTCGCGCGGAACCCGTACCCGTACTACCGGATCCTGCGCGACCATTACCCCGTCTACTACGACAAGCTGCACAACTGTTATTACGTCACGCGCTACGACGACATCACGAGTTGTTATTTCGACGACGAGGGCTGGAACACGATCCCGAAGGGCAGCTCGAGCGGCGTGCTCGGGAACACCCAGCTCGAGCTCTCGGGCGTCGAGCATCGCCGGCGGCGGAATCTCTACGGCCAGCACCTCGTCGGCCAGTCGCTGCAGAACAGAATCCCGGCGATTCGCAGCCTCGCGCAGAAGATGATCGCGGCCTGGGACGCTGCGAAGGCCGATCACGTGATCGACCACGCGGACGGAACCCGCACGGTGGAGCTCGGCCGCGCGTTCGCGAACGAGTTCCCGATCCGCGTGGTGTGCCAGGTGCTCGGTTTCCCGGAAGAAGCCAGCGACGCGTTCTTCTACTGGTACAACTCGATGATGCTCGGGCTCGGCGGCTCCGAGACGCAGCAGAAGGGCCTCGAAGCGCGTCAGCACCTCGAGGACTACGTCGAGGGCATCGTCGAGCAGCGCCGCGTGAAGCCGACGTACCTGTACGACGAGGCGGGCAACCCGCTCGGCAAGGACATCATCTCGAAGCTGTGCGAGTCGCAGCTCGATGGCGATTACCTCTCGACCGAGGAGATCACCTCGAACATCGCGCTGATCGTGGGCGGCGGCGGCGAGACCACGCGCGGGGCGATCCTCAACATGTGGTACTTGCTGCTGCAGCACCCCGATCAGTTCGCGCGGCTGCGCGCGGACGAGTCGCTCTGGGACGCCGCCTTCCACGAGACCCTGCGCCACTCGACCTCGATCGGCGGCCAGCCCCGGCACAACACGTTCGACGTCGAGATGCATGGCGTGCGCATCCCGGCCGGCTCGCTCGTGAACATGGTCGATGTCTCCGCGAATCACGACGATCGCGTGTTCGCCGACCCCGAGCGCTTCGACATCGCGCGACGCGACCTCTACACGGGCAAGATCCTGCGCAGCGGCTACCGCAAGGACGGGCGCTCGAATCACATGGCGTTCGGCGTGGGGCCGCATCTCTGCCCCGGCGCGTGGATCTCGCACCAAGAGTCGGTGACGGGCTCGCAGATTCTGCTGCCGACGCTGAAGAACGTGCGCATCAACACCGCGCGCATGCCCAAGGACATCGACGGCGTGAGCCTCGCGCCGATCGGGCTCGGCGCGATCCGCGAGCTATGGCTCGACTACGACCGCGCGTGA
- a CDS encoding cytochrome P450 → MSEQQTDTTVGRNGVAITRRKPGAQVFRTYEIHQRRRVGESTAKLRPGALISPDFLVDPYTPFTTLRENYPCYRDWVGNAYWITRYDDATSIFVDDANYETRPKRWFYGLDQVGRDLRGELAWLQHEARVLDEETPRIVRELVSAFAARGSADLARELAARLPLELLVRAWGIHEADRGAFVERSVRMQRGVHASAVSDLAGKQAFAELTAYFAPLLAKRRSNPGDDFISVAAQLELAEGPATAEDLTATLLECDHETLHGTLANLWFLLLTHPEQLARVEGNRRPEARLLKLAVLEAMRHSAPVLSAKRFAKHEVERFGQVFPEGALIVCVAAAGNRDPRVFSDPDSFVVGRKDLTQREPRGMYRADGLASGIAFALGPPSKHPALPEDRPRSRYALTRDAAVTASNVLLDALRELRLAPGAAPRLQSLGLGEMHTCWHLPVTFRA, encoded by the coding sequence ATGAGCGAGCAGCAAACGGACACGACGGTCGGCCGCAACGGCGTCGCGATCACGCGCCGAAAGCCGGGTGCGCAGGTGTTTCGCACGTACGAGATCCACCAGCGCCGCCGCGTTGGCGAGTCGACCGCGAAGCTGCGGCCGGGCGCGCTGATCTCGCCCGACTTTCTCGTCGACCCGTACACGCCGTTCACGACGCTGCGCGAGAACTACCCGTGCTATCGCGATTGGGTCGGCAACGCGTACTGGATCACGCGCTACGACGACGCGACCTCGATCTTCGTCGACGACGCGAACTACGAGACGCGCCCGAAGCGCTGGTTCTACGGACTCGATCAGGTCGGGCGCGATCTGCGCGGCGAGCTCGCGTGGCTGCAGCACGAGGCGCGCGTACTCGACGAGGAGACGCCGCGCATCGTGCGCGAGCTCGTGTCGGCGTTCGCAGCGCGCGGCAGCGCCGACCTCGCGCGCGAGCTCGCCGCGCGGCTTCCGCTCGAGCTGCTCGTGCGCGCGTGGGGCATCCACGAGGCGGATCGCGGCGCGTTCGTGGAGCGCAGCGTGCGCATGCAGCGCGGCGTTCACGCGAGCGCGGTGAGTGATCTCGCGGGCAAGCAGGCGTTCGCGGAGCTGACGGCGTACTTCGCTCCGCTGCTCGCGAAGCGCCGCAGCAATCCCGGCGACGACTTCATCTCGGTCGCGGCGCAGCTCGAGCTCGCAGAGGGGCCGGCGACCGCGGAGGACCTCACTGCCACGCTGCTCGAGTGCGATCACGAGACGCTCCACGGCACGCTCGCGAATCTGTGGTTCCTCTTGCTCACGCATCCCGAGCAGCTCGCGCGCGTCGAGGGCAATCGCCGCCCGGAGGCGCGCCTGCTGAAGCTCGCGGTGCTGGAGGCGATGCGGCACTCGGCGCCGGTGCTCAGCGCGAAGCGCTTCGCGAAGCACGAGGTGGAGCGCTTCGGGCAGGTGTTTCCGGAGGGCGCGCTGATCGTGTGCGTCGCAGCCGCAGGCAATCGCGACCCGCGCGTGTTCAGCGACCCCGACTCGTTCGTCGTGGGACGCAAGGACCTCACCCAGCGCGAGCCGCGCGGCATGTACCGCGCCGACGGCCTCGCGTCGGGCATCGCGTTCGCGCTCGGGCCGCCCTCGAAGCATCCCGCGCTCCCCGAAGACCGCCCGCGCTCGCGCTACGCGCTCACGCGCGACGCCGCGGTCACCGCGAGCAACGTGCTGCTCGACGCGCTGCGCGAGCTGCGCCTCGCGCCGGGCGCCGCGCCGCGCCTGCAGTCCCTCGGTCTCGGCGAGATGCACACGTGCTGGCATCTGCCGGTGACGTTCCGCGCCTAA
- a CDS encoding ferredoxin family protein, with protein MTFVIASACVDVKDKSCIEVCPVNCIYTDPDDRMCFIHPTECIDCGVCESACPVQAIFPGNAVPSESSEYTALNALWFEDKSAARATVNKLKPST; from the coding sequence ATGACGTTCGTGATCGCCTCCGCGTGCGTGGACGTGAAGGACAAGTCCTGCATCGAGGTATGCCCGGTGAACTGCATCTACACGGACCCGGACGACCGCATGTGCTTCATCCACCCGACCGAGTGCATCGACTGCGGCGTGTGCGAGTCCGCTTGCCCGGTGCAGGCAATCTTCCCGGGGAACGCGGTGCCGAGCGAAAGCAGCGAGTACACCGCGCTGAACGCGCTCTGGTTCGAGGACAAGAGCGCCGCGCGCGCAACGGTGAACAAGCTGAAGCCCAGCACCTAA
- a CDS encoding SDR family oxidoreductase: MSLKGRSAIVTGAAQGLGRAFAAALARAGANVLACDVQREVLGVAAGLKGAGKAVGLVADVSKEAGVLRIVDTARTSFGRIDTLVNNAGVWRRTPVTDSLEKALDDWDFVMDTNLRGVLLLSRACVPHIVAAGGGDIVHISTYYVLPAKGPGTNSPETDLYNASKWALNGFTQAWARVLEPKKVRVNALCMGATDTAMLRGLWDGSPPAELARTWMKPAQIAQHLIDLLEEGPSGRTGENIGAWVGHPVELGPRKPAHRSVTG, encoded by the coding sequence ATGTCGCTCAAAGGACGCAGCGCAATCGTTACGGGCGCCGCGCAAGGCCTCGGCCGCGCCTTCGCCGCGGCGCTGGCGCGCGCGGGCGCGAACGTGCTCGCGTGCGACGTGCAGCGCGAGGTGCTCGGGGTCGCGGCGGGGCTGAAGGGTGCGGGCAAGGCGGTGGGCCTCGTCGCGGACGTGTCGAAGGAAGCCGGCGTGCTGCGCATCGTCGATACGGCGCGCACGAGCTTCGGGCGCATCGACACGCTCGTGAACAACGCGGGCGTGTGGCGCCGCACGCCGGTCACCGACTCGCTCGAAAAAGCGCTCGACGACTGGGACTTCGTGATGGACACGAACCTGCGCGGCGTGCTGCTGCTCTCGCGCGCGTGCGTGCCGCACATCGTCGCCGCGGGAGGCGGCGACATCGTGCACATCAGCACGTACTACGTGCTGCCCGCGAAGGGACCCGGCACGAACTCGCCGGAGACCGACCTCTACAACGCTTCGAAGTGGGCGCTGAACGGCTTCACGCAGGCGTGGGCGCGCGTGCTCGAGCCGAAGAAGGTGCGCGTGAACGCGCTCTGCATGGGCGCGACCGACACGGCGATGCTGCGCGGCCTCTGGGACGGGAGCCCGCCCGCGGAGCTCGCGCGCACGTGGATGAAGCCCGCACAGATCGCGCAGCATCTGATCGATTTGCTCGAAGAAGGGCCGAGTGGGCGCACGGGCGAGAACATCGGCGCGTGGGTCGGGCACCCGGTCGAGCTCGGGCCGCGCAAGCCTGCGCATCGCAGCGTGACCGGGTGA